Within Calidithermus timidus DSM 17022, the genomic segment TTTGCTTTTGGCGTTAGACATCCCAAAACTTTTGTCAAGCCCTAGCGAACGCAAACTGCCCAAGCCGCACGCGCTAAGCGATGAGCAACAGCAACAATCGCCAGCTTCTTGGGCTTGCCCGAACCCACAAGACGACGATAGAAAGCAGCCTGCGCGGTGTCGGTGCGGGTCGCACTGACGGCAGCAAGGTAATAGGACGAGCGCAGCGCAGGCGGCCCGATACGCGAGATGCGGGCCACAGTGTCCAGCTCACCCGACTGATAAACGCGCGGAGTAAGCCCCGTGTAAGCCGCGTAGGCCCTCGCCGAGCGGAAGCGGCGGAAGTCCCCCGAGTAGGCCAGCAACTTGAGGGCCAGGGTTGGGCCAACCCCCGGCAAGGTTTGCAGGGAGGTGAGCCAGGAAGCGCCCACTGGGTACGCCTCGACCACCGCACGCGCCTCGGAATAGAGCGATTCACGGTAATCCTGAAGGACTTGCGGCACCGCCTGGGCGAGGCCGTGGACACGTGGATGGGCGTAGGCCCAGGCGTGCAGGCGGTTGAGGCTAGCAGTGCGCTGGGTGGTCAGGCCCTCGGCGAAGCGCACCAGGAGAGAGGCCAGATACAGGGCCTCAGGCAACGGCTCATAGGGGGTGAGATCAGCCCGATATTGAGCCAGGAAGCGGGCAAGTAGGCGAGCGTCAGCCTTATCGGTCTTGTTGCGGGTGAGGAGCGATCTGGCGTAAGAGCGCACCTGCAAAGGGTTGACCACGTAGACCGCGAACCCGGCTCGGTGCAGGGCATAGGCCAGGGGGCGGTAATAGACCCCGGTAGCCTCCATAACCACCGACGAGCTGGAGGGTAAGCGGGCAATCAGGGCGGCTATGCCCTCGGGGGTGTTGGGCCACTGGGAGAGATCATCGCCCACGGCCACATCTAGGCGAGAGCGGGAGATGTCAACGCCAACGTTCATAGAGAGAGCGCGGGAGCCCTACGGCACCCTTACACGCGACCACGAAGGCCAACATCCCAAACGCCGATTAGTGGGCTAGGGCCACGCTAACGCACGACCACGAAGGCCAAGACTATCCACGGCCACACCCGCGCCCGACATAGGTTAGCGCCTGTAGCCCCTAGGGCGCAACTTGGGCTGATAGGGGCAGGGGCTGGGATAGCGGCACACCCGCCGCCCCTCACGCAGAGCAGCCACCTCAAGAGTATTCAGAGGCTCACGACAACGGGCGCAGCGGACGCGGGTATCAGGTTGCCGGGAGCGCCCAGGGCCACTCAGAGAGCGCAGCATCCAGGCCGTCCAGCCGATCACCAGTAGGAGCAGGAGCAGAGCTAGAAGGTTCACGGAGCGATTCTAGCCGCTCACGGAGCAGCTCATGCGGTCGTTTGCCCTCACGATATGCAGTAGCCAGATCAGCAATGGACAGCGACGGGAGGCCGTCAGACGGAGCAGCGCGGCCCCCGCGCACCTTCGATGCATCCCAGGCCAGCCCCATACGATCGACAACAGCCCGGCGCTTGGGATCTAACTCTCGCTGCAAACGCACAATGGGAGGCTCGAAAATCGCGTGCGTGTCGTAGCAGGAAGCCGCCAGCGGGTCGAGCGCGACGATATCGTTACGGGCTACGCCTTCCCAAATGCCATGACTAGTACGCTGCATCATGCCGATGGACTCATCCATGATTGCCGTATAGCGGAGGAGTCGGCGACCACGAGTCCAGGGGAACGTGAGCAGTCGCAGCCAGAACGGAGCCGGACGTGCCCAGTAAACGAACGCCACGAGATCACGGACGATAGCGTCCACCGAGCCGTAGCGTTGCGTGGCCAACAGGACGTCGACGCCAGCCTTGCGGTGCTGGCTCCAGAATGCGATGACCTCAACTGGGATCAAATCAAACTGTCGCGACGGCAGCCACATATGCGCCTCATCGAACAGGAGGAGGCCGTCATAAACGTTCAGCAGCTCATCATAGCCGCGTATCTCCCCGATGGAGTCGGCAGCCAGGACCGCCTCACGATGTCCGAATCTGGCCCTGAGGCGGAGCCAGTGATAGACGTTCTCCCGAACAAACGCAAAATTCGCGTAGAGACGACGACCCCGGACCAGAGCGCGCAGGCCCCGGTGGACGAGCATGTAACTTTTGCCCGAGCCCGGAATGCCAACGTATGCCTCAATCATCTGCCCCCCCGTATAAACGTGATCACGCGCCAGAGGGACATGACGGAGTAGAAAGCCCCCCACACTCCAGCCATAGTAAGAGCCTCAGAGATAGGCAGTATTTGATTGGCGGCCCCAGCAACCCCAAGAACATAACTCAGGCCGGAGGGCGGAGACGGCATGGCAGGCAACATCCCCACAAGAATATTAAGCAGGCCCACAACAATGTGTAGCAGCCCGGACACGAGCCAGAGAGCCGCTGCTACCAGCCACTCTAAGATTTGTCCCAGCCAGCCAACGACCCACGCGCCCACAGCAGCGAGAGCATCGGCAAACCAACGAACGATGTTAGCGACGGCTTGAACCACTGCACCCATTCCACTCACCTCCAAAAGCAAGAGGATGATTTATCTAAACCCCCGCCCCCTTCCCCATAGAGGGGAGGCGGGGCCCCACCCTACGCGCAAGGCGGCCTACGGCCCCCTTCGGGCTAACGGCCTTGCGCTTCGGGCACCCCGCCAGGAGCAAACAGCAGGGGGGGCGGGGAGAAATGGCAGGGAGAAACGAGCTCATTGCTGCACATCCAACGACCGCCTGACGAGACGGAAGCCCAGCGAAACAGATAGCAGAACTAGCAGCACAGGCCGAAGATAGGTCGCGGCAGCCTGCCAGATGGGATTATCACAATAGTTAATCGGGACAGACGTAATGCCCGGCAGAGACAGCGATATAGGCGGACAGCCGCTGGCAGAAAACGACGGAGA encodes:
- a CDS encoding zonular occludens toxin domain-containing protein → MIEAYVGIPGSGKSYMLVHRGLRALVRGRRLYANFAFVRENVYHWLRLRARFGHREAVLAADSIGEIRGYDELLNVYDGLLLFDEAHMWLPSRQFDLIPVEVIAFWSQHRKAGVDVLLATQRYGSVDAIVRDLVAFVYWARPAPFWLRLLTFPWTRGRRLLRYTAIMDESIGMMQRTSHGIWEGVARNDIVALDPLAASCYDTHAIFEPPIVRLQRELDPKRRAVVDRMGLAWDASKVRGGRAAPSDGLPSLSIADLATAYREGKRPHELLRERLESLREPSSSAPAPTGDRLDGLDAALSEWPWALPAT
- a CDS encoding IS110 family transposase, which encodes MNVGVDISRSRLDVAVGDDLSQWPNTPEGIAALIARLPSSSSVVMEATGVYYRPLAYALHRAGFAVYVVNPLQVRSYARSLLTRNKTDKADARLLARFLAQYRADLTPYEPLPEALYLASLLVRFAEGLTTQRTASLNRLHAWAYAHPRVHGLAQAVPQVLQDYRESLYSEARAVVEAYPVGASWLTSLQTLPGVGPTLALKLLAYSGDFRRFRSARAYAAYTGLTPRVYQSGELDTVARISRIGPPALRSSYYLAAVSATRTDTAQAAFYRRLVGSGKPKKLAIVAVAHRLARAAWAVCVR